In the genome of Candidatus Eisenbacteria bacterium, one region contains:
- the glgP gene encoding alpha-glucan family phosphorylase encodes MTPLPAMPRGLERLADLAANLWWSWHSEARDLFRSLDDTLWRRTRHNPLRFLREIEPERLEAAASDPDIRRRYEGVMRAFDHALRGRTHWCGEKHPDIAEGCVAYFSAEYGLHNSLPLYAGGLGVLAGDVAKEASDLGIPLVGIGYMYPLGYFRQHVNAQGRQEEVYEKIDRDLAPVFPARDRIGNPLRIQLTLPDRTLHIAVWSVFIGRTVLYLMDTELDENAPADRELTGRLYGGDQNARVLQEIVLGVGGVRVLRALGIEPAVWHGNEGHTAMMMLERVREKLAAGVEFDRAVENVRATTVFTTHTPVAAGHDAFSFDLVRGYFKSIEGYGEPLDPHRERLFGLASHPAPWGNAFNMTALALRLSAHANAVSRKHGEVSRAMWTSLFPERTPEETPIRSVTNGVHVPTWTAGEMDRLFRKHIAENWLERHDDPKLWERVAKIPDDVLWETRRRLKAGLFHFLHDRIRQRWAAHDLEADQAVAFGSLLEPDALTLGFARRFASYKRATLILRDPDRLRAILDDLRRPVQIVFAGKAHPADEGGKDLLQAVYRAARDPALAGRIALLEDYDMHAAHWLVQGVDVWLNNPRPPLEASGTSGMKAGLNGVPSLSVLDGWWIEGYDETNGWAFGGAADGDEGDARDANELYEVLEKRIVPLYYDRGPDGIPRGWLPFVRRIMQTTIPMFAARRMMKDYVTHMYAPAAVPAPSETKTRA; translated from the coding sequence GCCATGCCGCGCGGCCTCGAGCGGCTCGCCGATCTCGCGGCGAACCTCTGGTGGTCCTGGCACTCCGAGGCGCGCGATCTCTTCCGGTCTCTCGACGACACACTCTGGCGTCGGACGCGGCACAACCCGCTCCGCTTCCTCCGGGAGATCGAGCCGGAGCGCCTCGAGGCCGCCGCGAGCGATCCCGACATCCGCCGCCGCTACGAGGGCGTGATGCGCGCGTTCGACCACGCGCTGCGCGGACGGACGCACTGGTGCGGCGAAAAGCACCCCGATATCGCGGAAGGGTGCGTCGCCTACTTCTCCGCCGAGTACGGACTGCACAACTCGCTTCCGCTCTACGCCGGCGGCCTCGGCGTGCTCGCGGGCGACGTGGCGAAGGAAGCGAGCGACCTCGGGATTCCGCTCGTCGGCATCGGCTACATGTACCCGCTCGGCTACTTCCGCCAGCACGTGAACGCGCAGGGACGGCAGGAAGAGGTGTACGAGAAGATCGACCGCGACCTGGCGCCGGTCTTCCCGGCGCGCGACCGCATCGGGAACCCGCTCCGGATCCAGCTCACGCTTCCCGACCGCACGCTCCACATCGCGGTCTGGAGCGTCTTCATCGGGCGCACGGTGCTCTATCTCATGGACACCGAGCTGGACGAGAACGCGCCCGCGGATCGCGAGCTGACGGGCCGCCTCTACGGCGGCGACCAGAACGCGCGCGTCCTCCAGGAGATCGTCCTCGGCGTGGGAGGCGTGCGGGTGCTCCGCGCGCTCGGGATCGAGCCCGCCGTGTGGCACGGCAACGAGGGCCACACGGCGATGATGATGCTCGAGCGCGTGCGCGAGAAGCTCGCGGCCGGCGTGGAGTTCGACCGCGCGGTCGAGAACGTGCGCGCGACCACGGTCTTCACGACCCACACGCCGGTGGCCGCCGGACACGACGCGTTCTCGTTCGACCTGGTGCGCGGCTACTTCAAGAGCATCGAGGGCTACGGCGAGCCGCTCGATCCGCACCGCGAGCGCCTCTTCGGCCTGGCCTCGCATCCCGCGCCCTGGGGGAACGCCTTCAACATGACCGCGCTCGCGCTCCGGTTGAGCGCGCACGCGAACGCGGTGAGCCGGAAGCACGGCGAGGTCTCGCGCGCGATGTGGACGTCGCTCTTCCCGGAGCGCACGCCCGAGGAGACTCCGATCCGGTCGGTGACGAACGGCGTCCACGTGCCCACCTGGACCGCGGGCGAGATGGACCGGCTCTTCCGGAAGCACATCGCCGAGAACTGGCTCGAGCGCCACGACGATCCCAAGCTCTGGGAGAGGGTCGCGAAGATCCCGGACGACGTCCTGTGGGAGACGAGGCGCCGCCTCAAGGCGGGGCTCTTCCATTTCCTCCACGACCGGATCCGCCAGCGGTGGGCCGCGCACGACCTCGAGGCCGACCAGGCGGTCGCGTTCGGCTCCCTCCTCGAGCCCGACGCCCTCACGCTCGGCTTCGCGCGCCGGTTCGCGTCGTACAAGCGCGCCACGTTGATCCTGCGCGACCCGGACCGGCTCCGCGCGATCCTCGACGATCTCCGCCGTCCGGTGCAGATCGTCTTCGCCGGAAAGGCGCATCCCGCCGACGAAGGCGGCAAGGACCTCCTGCAGGCCGTCTATCGCGCCGCGCGCGATCCCGCGCTCGCAGGGCGGATCGCGCTCCTCGAGGACTACGACATGCACGCCGCGCACTGGCTCGTGCAGGGCGTGGACGTGTGGCTCAACAATCCCCGGCCTCCCCTGGAGGCGAGCGGCACGAGCGGCATGAAGGCCGGCCTGAACGGCGTTCCGAGCCTGAGCGTTCTGGACGGCTGGTGGATCGAGGGGTACGACGAGACGAACGGCTGGGCGTTCGGAGGGGCCGCGGACGGGGATGAGGGAGACGCGCGCGACGCGAACGAGCTCTACGAAGTCCTCGAGAAGCGGATCGTGCCTCTCTACTACGACCGCGGCCCGGACGGGATTCCGCGAGGGTGGCTTCCCTTCGTCCGGCGCATCATGCAGACCACCATTCCCATGTTCGCCGCCCGGCGCATGATGAAGGACTACGTCACGCACATGTACGCGCCCGCGGCCGTGCCCGCGCCCTCCGAAACAAAGACCCGGGCCTAG
- a CDS encoding S49 family peptidase, whose amino-acid sequence MKRARRQRLGVPALVAALAAAGVFVFPGPRALAWEGLAPYSEESSILATTPSTDDGAIGAIFNPAQWGVLERGEMSFFWSDENVRPNHMDNWGLSFGEGLGVSVRRRDARTPEGFADVTDWQIGMGSGTGDTYGGFAFGFSGPGKAAFQRENFLSFGSITRPASWLTYGTDIRFALSGGDIDGVADIGIRPLGDPRLLLFGDYSLSRGDRLDDGPLSGGVAIRPIPGLEAAARWREDDRVQVTFGINLQRTAFRAAPQYTSGDLGSTNYAIRFNPPQRGFDLDGRLNRNRRWIEMGLKGHPVYQAYRFGDKEAVPLLPLLERMQFAIDDPTVGGFIVDLSGYDANASMSFEIRTKLEQARRRGKKVVVYVDRLGGAEYYLASVADRVIMDPRGMLVMPGVQVSRTYLKGTLEKLGLGFEEWRYHRYKSALEALSRTDMSPADREQNQALVDAVYDEVASAVVSAGRAVSRDAFDRVVDEEPLLTAKRLQELRWVDAIGRGDDLRAAAKTLGRSRAQFLSAGTLEALRRQPDERWGPEPTVAVVYATGVCAMDEGIKGRATSKELRKYRKDRRVKAVVIRADSPGGDPLASDLVAGEIRALRKAGKTVIVSQGRVAASAGYWISMDADTILTTPFTVTGSIGVIGGWVWNKGFGDKHGMTSDHVQRGKSADLMGGLRIPLLGAKLPERNLTASEREQIRGLFTDLYDEFVTHVSSARQIPEARVREIAEGRVYMGREAIRLDLADRLGGLDDAIEAARIREGIPSREDMVVTQYPKPGLFRLPSFLAGMFDGREETMETGLPVTYETQVLQQLIDRPGEPLLLAPATLLPGEVEAGR is encoded by the coding sequence ATGAAGCGCGCACGGCGTCAGCGGCTCGGCGTCCCCGCCCTCGTGGCTGCCCTCGCGGCCGCGGGGGTCTTCGTGTTCCCTGGCCCTCGGGCCCTCGCTTGGGAAGGCCTCGCCCCCTACTCCGAGGAATCCTCGATCCTCGCCACCACGCCATCCACGGACGACGGCGCGATCGGCGCGATCTTCAACCCCGCGCAGTGGGGCGTCCTCGAACGCGGCGAGATGAGCTTCTTCTGGTCGGACGAGAACGTCCGTCCCAACCACATGGACAACTGGGGTCTCTCGTTCGGAGAAGGGCTCGGGGTGAGCGTCCGGCGCCGCGACGCGCGCACGCCGGAAGGATTCGCGGACGTCACCGACTGGCAGATCGGCATGGGAAGCGGCACCGGGGACACCTACGGCGGATTCGCCTTCGGATTCTCCGGTCCCGGCAAGGCGGCGTTCCAGCGCGAGAACTTCCTGAGCTTCGGGAGCATCACGCGTCCCGCGTCGTGGCTCACGTACGGCACCGACATCCGGTTCGCGCTGAGCGGCGGCGACATCGACGGCGTCGCCGACATCGGCATCCGGCCCCTGGGCGATCCGCGGCTCCTCCTCTTCGGCGACTACTCGCTGAGCCGCGGCGACCGCCTGGACGACGGTCCGCTCTCTGGAGGCGTCGCGATCCGGCCCATCCCGGGCCTCGAGGCCGCCGCGCGGTGGCGCGAGGACGACCGCGTCCAGGTCACGTTCGGGATCAATCTCCAGCGCACCGCGTTCCGCGCGGCGCCCCAGTACACGAGCGGGGATCTCGGGAGCACGAATTACGCGATCCGCTTCAATCCGCCCCAGCGCGGCTTCGATCTCGACGGGCGGCTGAACCGGAACCGCCGCTGGATCGAGATGGGCCTGAAGGGACATCCCGTCTACCAGGCGTACCGGTTCGGTGACAAGGAGGCCGTGCCGCTCCTGCCGCTCCTCGAGCGGATGCAGTTCGCGATCGACGACCCCACCGTGGGAGGCTTCATCGTCGATCTCTCCGGGTACGACGCGAACGCCTCGATGAGTTTCGAGATCCGGACGAAACTCGAGCAGGCCCGGCGACGTGGCAAGAAGGTGGTCGTGTACGTCGACCGGCTCGGCGGGGCCGAGTACTACCTGGCCTCCGTGGCGGACCGGGTGATCATGGATCCCAGGGGCATGCTGGTGATGCCCGGCGTCCAGGTCTCCCGGACGTATCTCAAGGGAACGCTCGAGAAGCTCGGCCTGGGCTTCGAGGAGTGGCGCTATCACCGCTACAAGTCCGCGCTCGAAGCGCTCTCGCGAACGGACATGTCGCCCGCCGACCGGGAGCAGAACCAGGCGCTGGTGGATGCGGTGTACGACGAGGTCGCGTCGGCGGTCGTGTCCGCAGGGCGAGCGGTCTCGCGGGACGCCTTCGACCGCGTGGTGGACGAGGAGCCGCTCCTGACCGCGAAGCGGCTCCAGGAGCTCCGATGGGTGGACGCGATCGGGCGGGGCGACGACCTCCGCGCGGCCGCGAAGACGCTGGGACGGTCCCGGGCGCAGTTCCTCTCCGCGGGCACGCTCGAGGCGCTTCGCCGGCAGCCCGACGAGCGGTGGGGACCCGAGCCGACCGTGGCGGTCGTGTACGCGACCGGCGTGTGCGCGATGGACGAGGGGATCAAGGGGCGCGCCACCTCGAAGGAGCTCCGCAAGTACCGCAAGGACCGCCGCGTGAAGGCCGTCGTGATCCGCGCCGACTCGCCGGGCGGCGACCCGCTCGCTTCCGATCTCGTCGCGGGCGAGATCCGCGCGCTCCGCAAGGCCGGGAAGACGGTCATCGTGAGCCAGGGCCGCGTCGCCGCGAGCGCTGGCTACTGGATCAGCATGGACGCGGACACGATCCTGACCACCCCGTTCACGGTCACGGGCTCGATCGGCGTGATCGGGGGCTGGGTCTGGAACAAGGGCTTCGGGGACAAGCACGGGATGACCTCGGACCACGTCCAGCGCGGGAAGAGCGCGGACCTGATGGGCGGTCTCCGGATTCCCCTCCTCGGAGCGAAGCTCCCGGAACGGAACCTGACGGCGTCCGAACGGGAGCAGATACGCGGCCTCTTCACGGATCTCTACGACGAGTTCGTCACGCACGTCTCGTCGGCGCGCCAGATTCCCGAGGCACGCGTGCGCGAGATCGCCGAGGGACGGGTCTACATGGGCCGCGAGGCGATCCGGCTCGATCTCGCGGACCGGCTCGGCGGGCTCGACGACGCGATCGAGGCGGCCCGTATCCGGGAGGGGATCCCTTCCCGCGAGGACATGGTCGTGACGCAGTACCCGAAGCCGGGTCTCTTCCGGCTCCCGTCCTTCCTGGCCGGCATGTTCGACGGCCGCGAAGAGACCATGGAGACGGGGCTGCCGGTGACGTACGAGACCCAAGT